A part of Dreissena polymorpha isolate Duluth1 chromosome 13, UMN_Dpol_1.0, whole genome shotgun sequence genomic DNA contains:
- the LOC127855584 gene encoding uncharacterized protein LOC127855584, with product MFSMKLIKRLILALLLACICYPVFIVIYGLTKFTSSGKINTKFKSARNAMGLENEVRVFNTSIDYSSAKQIHKCVDMKINTLEITPICVYDPEVDLFVSKYIINEGSWEGALILEVVSILRGDPNLEFFDFGCNVGVYTLAIAKFGRRVTALDANQKNLEMLTTSLQMGNLTGMVTLIWNALSDKKELVGFKERETNVGALQMVSGVMNNSIVTDENSSMAIALDDLMPMLRNRPVVIKMDIEAFELKAMIGGKKFFDKVDVKFLLMEWVHHKDSDDGARIIQFLTCRGFKPSNPLERSVTLKIDNRKSWPEDVLWIKDLNWII from the coding sequence ATGTTTTCCATGAAGCTCATAAAACGGCTGATACTAGCGCTTTTATTAGCATGTATTTGTTATCCTGTgtttattgtcatatatggactgACAAAGTTCACATCCTCAGGAAAAATTAATACTAAATTTAAGAGTGCAAGGAATGCGATGGGCCTGGAAAATGAGGTTCGAGTGTTTAACACTTCTATTGACTATTCAAGTGCAAAACAGATTCACAAATGTGTtgatatgaaaataaacactCTGGAAATCACACCGATTTGTGTATACGATCCAGAGGTGGATTTGTTTGTTTCCAAATACATCATAAACGAAGGGAGTTGGGAAGGCGCTCTTATCTTGGAAGTGGTTTCCATACTTCGCGGTGATCCTAATCTAGAATTTTTCGATTTCGGTTGTAACGTCGGGGTGTATACTCTTGCAATAGCTAAGTTCGGGCGGCGGGTCACAGCACTTGATGCCAACCAGAAGAACCTCGAGATGCTTACTACGTCACTTCAGATGGGAAATCTTACCGGAATGGTAACGCTGATCTGGAACGCGCTCTCCGACAAAAAAGAATTAGTGGGATTTAAAGAAAGGGAAACGAACGTCGGAGCTTTGCAAATGGTAAGCGGTGTCATGAACAACAGTATTGTCACCGATGAGAATAGTTCGATGGCAATTGCTCTAGATGATTTAATGCCAATGCTAAGGAACCGACCCGTGGTAATAAAAATGGACATAGAAGCGTTTGAACTCAAAGCGATGATTGGTGGAAAGAAATTTTTTGATAAGGTAGATGTAAAATTTCTTTTGATGGAATGGGTTCATCATAAAGACTCCGATGACGGCGCCAGAATAATACAGTTTTTAACATGCAGAGGATTTAAACCGTCTAATCCACTGGAGAGGTCAGTTACGTTGAAAATTGATAACCGAAAGTCTTGGCCGGAGGATGTTTTGTGGATAAAGGATTTAAACTGGATTATTTAA